A single Triticum dicoccoides isolate Atlit2015 ecotype Zavitan chromosome 2A, WEW_v2.0, whole genome shotgun sequence DNA region contains:
- the LOC119357082 gene encoding uncharacterized protein LOC119357082 — translation MALPAIPDELLVEILLRLPTPEDLIRASAACVSFRRLVADRAFLRRFRKLHPAPLLGFLDYKGFHPAVPPHPSARAASAVASAADFDFTFLPAPYWGWTVREVRDGRVLLDRPCRHDELGPLFKEMVVCDPLHRRYLLLPPIPDDLAAPAVCQILIERDCFADCFLAPSGDEEEAEAMEEETSFRVFWLVLLQTKRAVLAFSSSTGQWRAITSLTCSLPGFVLSTCRAITRMAASTGFQV, via the coding sequence ATGGCCTTGCCGGCTATCCCCGACGAGCTCCTGGTAGAAATCCTCCTCCGCCTTCCCACCCCAGAGGACCTCATCCGCGCCTCCGCCGCCTGCGTCTCCttccgccgcctcgtcgccgaccGCGCCTTCCTCCGGCGCTTCCGCAAGCTCCACCCCGCGCCCCTCCTCGGCTTCCTCGACTACAAAGGATTCCACCCCGCCGTACCGCCTCACCCCTCCGCGCGGGCGGCCAGCGCCGTCGCCAGCGCCGCCGACTTCGACTTCACCTTCCTCCCCGCCCCCTACTGGGGCTGGACCGTGCGGGAAGTCCGCGACGGCCGCGTCCTCCTCGACAGACCCTGCCGTCACGACGAGCTCGGACCCCTCTTCAAGGAGATGGTGGTGTGCGACCCCCTGCACCGGCGGTACCTCCTGCTCCCCCCAATCCCCGATGACCTAGCCGCTCCGGCTGTGTGCCAGATCCTGATAGAAAGGGATTGCTTCGCCGACTGCTTCCTCGCCCCttccggcgacgaggaggaggcagaagctatGGAGGAGGAGACTTCATTCAGAGTTTTCTGGCTGGTGCTGCTCCAAACTAAACGGGCGGTACTTGCCTTCTCTTCCTCCACAGGGCAATGGCGAGCCATTACATCCCTGACTTGCAGCTTACCTGGCTTTGTCTTGTCTACGTGTCGCGCCATTACGCGCATGGCTGCTTCTACTGGATTTCAGGTTTGA
- the LOC119352362 gene encoding uncharacterized protein LOC119352362 → MNNTAHGGAGMLPWSSARPAGAAALTAPQLRQMRAQCLVFLAFKNQMEPRKRHLEVALGEDEIDGAGCHGETTTTTSSPSQASSSSAAPLPLPHLLPISSLRLSPPVTEQEQEQEQENRHRNDDPEAEHE, encoded by the exons ATGAACAACACCGCGCACGGCGGAGCAGGGATGCTTCCTTGGTCGTCGGCCCGCCCTGCAGGTGCCGCGGCCTTGACGGCGCCGCAGCTGAGGCAGATGAGGGCGCAGTGCCTCGTCTTCCTCGCCTTCAA GAACCAGATGGAGCCCAGGAAGcggcacctcgaggtcgcgctcggtgAGGATGAGATCGACGGAGCCGGCTGCCAcggcgagacgacgacgacgacgagctcgCCTTCTCAAGCCTCGTCGTCCTCTGCCGCACCGTTGCCGCTGCCACACCTCCTGCCCATCTCCTCGCTGCGGCTGTCCCCGCCCGTgacggagcaggagcaggagcaggagcaggagaatCGCCACCGCAACGACGACCCGGAAGCAGAACATGAGTAA